The stretch of DNA GGCGGCGAAGTCGGTTGGATAATATAGCAATCGCATCCTCGCACGCTTTCGTTAAAAGTAACGTAAGTCTCACCATCATCAGGTCTACGGACGGCCACATCACCTAAACTTACTCCTAGGCAAGATGCAACCGATCGGGCAAAGTCAGTATGTGCTGTACCCGCAAAAACTTTCAGTGGACCTTCCATTAGAACGCCATCCTTAAGAAAACAAATAAACTGGGCGGATTTGTATATCCGCCCAGTGATGAGAATAGTTAGAACTTATAACCAAACATTGCGGTTAAGCCATTCCCACGCGTTGTGGTTGTGCCTTGAAAAGCATTGAACCTATCGGTAACAAGATAGCTACCTTCAAGGAAAATCTTATCCGTAAGGTCGAGACCAACGACAGCTCTGGCGGCAAATTTGCTATTGCTCGGTCCGCCGACGTCACCTACGACCATACCGACTCCAACTCCCACATAAAGTCGAAAGTCGGAAATTGAGCTTTGAGTGACGGTAAAGTTCTCCCCTAAAATAATAGGGAATACTGTATTGTGACCTCTGCCCCAGTTGCGATTATATAAATCAAACGAAAGGACAGTCTCAGAATTTTTCCCGAAAAGTCCGGGGCCAGCAATATCGAGGCCAATGGCGCCCCAGACATCGCTCAAATCTTTTACAACTTTTTCTGTTGGGAAATAAGCTCCTGCGCGAGCGCGCAGTTCAAGCTTATCCCAATAAGAATCTACTGCGTTAGCTTTAGGAACTACGCACAACAACATTGCAAATACTACACCTAAAATCACATTTCGAGTGAGGTTCATATATGAAGTCCTCCTATTAAGGGCATTCCATGCCCTTCCAGATTTACCGGCGCTTTCCATCGTTTCCCGCCAGCTTTCTTTAATGATACGGAACCAGCCGGGATTTGTCAACCTTTGGTTAATTGTAATTGAAAATGCTTAGTAGGTGAAAGCTAAAGTTTCGAGCGGGTATACTTCTTTCGTTACCAGCCCAGGTGGTGAAACGGTAGACACGACGGACTTAAAATCCGTTGGCAGAAATGCTGTGCGGGTTCGACTCCCGCCCTGGGCATAACGAAAAGAGGGTCTTATTTATGAAATCTCACGGCCCAGATAAATCTATCCAAAACGCTAGTATAGAAACGGCCGCCAGGCCGAAGTCTAACGTTTGTTTGTCCCTTATTATGGACATCCAGTCCATTCCCAAAATTGAGGAGGAACCTAAGCTCATGTCTGATACGAATTTTGACTGTGATGTGCTCGTGATCGGCGCCGGCCCTGGTGGCTATGTTGCTGCGATTCGCGCAGCCCAACTTGGCGGCAAGGTTGTATGCGTTGAAAAGGAATTTCTTGGAGGAACTTGTCTTAACTGGGGATGCATCCCCAGCAAGGCGATGATTGCGAACACCGAAGCCTACCTTCAAGCTCAACATGCCAGCGATTTCGGCGTTAATATTTCAGGGGATATAAAATTCGATTTTACTAAAATGATGGAGCGCAAGCAGAAAGTCGTCGAAACACTTCGCGGCGGCGTTGGAGCGCTCTTCAAAAAGAACGGCGTACGTCAAGTTCAAGGTACTGCCTCCCTCAAAGATGCTCATACAGTTGTTGTTACTGGGAGTAACGGAACCGAAGAGATCAAAGCTAAAAATATTATATTGGCAACCGGAGCCGCTGCCGTTAAGTTCCCAGTCAAGGGAATGGAAGACGGCCTTAACCTATGGACAAGTAACGATGCGGTCTCTGCAACTGCTGTTCCAAAGAGCATGCTCATCATCGGCGGCGGAGCGGTTGGTCTGGAATTCGCTTGGATATATAACGGTCTTGGTTCAAAAGTGACGGTTGTCGAACTTCTCGACCGAGTGCTGCCGCTCGCCGATCAAGACATCAGCAAGGAAATCGACCGTATCCTGACTAAGCAGGGCATCAAACTCCTACCCGGTAGTCAAGTTGATAAAGTCGAAAAGAAGGGCAAGTTAAACATCGCCAATATCACCACCCCTAAGGGACCGATTGAAGTCGAGTGTGAAATCGTTCTTCTAGGCGTTGGCCGCCGAGCTGTTACTGAAGGATTGAA from bacterium encodes:
- the lpdA gene encoding dihydrolipoyl dehydrogenase; translation: MSDTNFDCDVLVIGAGPGGYVAAIRAAQLGGKVVCVEKEFLGGTCLNWGCIPSKAMIANTEAYLQAQHASDFGVNISGDIKFDFTKMMERKQKVVETLRGGVGALFKKNGVRQVQGTASLKDAHTVVVTGSNGTEEIKAKNIILATGAAAVKFPVKGMEDGLNLWTSNDAVSATAVPKSMLIIGGGAVGLEFAWIYNGLGSKVTVVELLDRVLPLADQDISKEIDRILTKQGIKLLPGSQVDKVEKKGKLNIANITTPKGPIEVECEIVLLGVGRRAVTEGLNLEGVGVETYNKGVVVKNDKMQTSVPSIYVVGDLTGAQQLAHVASMEGIVAASNAMGHARKMDYRVVPNCVYTVPEVATVGLTEEEARAQGYDVKVGKYQFRALGRSIAANERDGIVKVVADRKYDELLGVHIIGPHATDLIHEAVTAIKLEATVDYMTDTIHAHPTFAEALLEAYEDIHDEAIHKA
- a CDS encoding ribose-phosphate pyrophosphokinase-like domain-containing protein, which produces MEGPLKVFAGTAHTDFARSVASCLGVSLGDVAVRRPDDGETYVTFNESVRGCDCYIIQPTSPP